A DNA window from Micromonospora inyonensis contains the following coding sequences:
- a CDS encoding MFS transporter yields the protein MPAGLFPRYAAVLIALLAASSAPTPLYPLYQQQWKLSELTISVVFAVYPVGLLLALLLAGTLSDRYGRKPVTVIALIVQAVAMLLLAVASGPGLLIAARVVQGIATGVAIGAVGAALLDLEAPGRPGRGAVANSVAPPAGMALGVVAATALVYLRPENTVMIYLALAVLFIAGAAMLLTGPEPRLRPPGSMRPSAPATATATTGATQISSAPPRRQLRVPATARRELRILAAAMVAVWALGGFHSSLGPSLLLHIAPALPLAAGGLIFLAVTVTAVPVVLLTRAAPRAAVRVGSLAVPLAAVLTVAALHGGGPPALLGGAVLAGAAFGMVNQGSIRMVTAPVGERHRAAVVAVCSIVNYLAMSLPAVAVGAVARMSGLATATHVYAMGTVLLGLAASVVLALASRSIPNTEGH from the coding sequence ATGCCAGCGGGACTGTTCCCCCGGTACGCGGCGGTGCTCATCGCACTGCTGGCCGCCTCCAGCGCGCCCACCCCGCTCTACCCGCTCTACCAGCAGCAGTGGAAACTTTCGGAACTCACGATCAGCGTCGTCTTCGCCGTCTACCCCGTGGGGTTGCTGCTGGCGCTACTGCTCGCCGGCACCCTGTCCGACCGCTACGGCCGTAAACCGGTCACCGTGATCGCCCTGATCGTCCAGGCGGTCGCGATGCTGCTGCTGGCTGTTGCCTCCGGGCCCGGCCTGCTGATCGCCGCGCGGGTCGTGCAGGGAATCGCCACCGGCGTGGCCATCGGGGCGGTCGGCGCCGCCCTGCTGGACCTCGAAGCCCCCGGTCGCCCGGGACGCGGTGCGGTGGCCAACAGCGTCGCACCCCCCGCAGGGATGGCGCTCGGCGTCGTAGCCGCGACCGCGCTCGTCTACCTCCGCCCTGAGAACACCGTGATGATCTACCTCGCGCTGGCGGTCCTGTTCATCGCCGGGGCAGCGATGCTCCTCACAGGGCCAGAGCCGCGACTTCGACCGCCCGGCTCCATGCGGCCGTCCGCCCCCGCCACGGCGACTGCGACGACCGGCGCAACGCAGATCAGCTCGGCCCCACCGCGCCGTCAGCTCCGGGTGCCCGCGACGGCTCGCCGCGAACTGCGGATCCTGGCCGCGGCGATGGTGGCGGTCTGGGCGCTCGGCGGCTTCCACTCCTCGCTCGGCCCGTCCCTGCTGCTGCACATCGCCCCGGCCCTGCCCCTCGCGGCAGGCGGCCTGATCTTCCTCGCTGTGACGGTCACCGCCGTACCGGTTGTGCTGCTCACCCGAGCGGCACCCCGCGCGGCAGTTCGGGTCGGCAGCCTGGCCGTACCCCTCGCCGCGGTACTGACCGTGGCCGCTCTGCACGGCGGCGGACCGCCCGCGCTGCTCGGCGGGGCGGTACTGGCCGGCGCCGCGTTCGGCATGGTCAACCAGGGCAGCATACGCATGGTCACCGCACCGGTCGGCGAGCGCCACCGAGCCGCGGTCGTCGCCGTGTGCTCCATCGTCAACTACCTGGCGATGAGCCTGCCCGCCGTCGCGGTGGGCGCCGTCGCCCGCATGTCCGGTCTCGCCACCGCCACGCACGTCTACGCCATGGGCACCGTCCTGCTCGGACTCGCCGCCTCGGTGGTGCTCGCCCTGGCTTCCCGTTCGATCCCCAACACCGAAGGACACTGA
- a CDS encoding amidase, with amino-acid sequence MQLPDLSLTELAAAIQARELSPVELVDAVLERAERTEPQLNAYSAIDADGAREAAHAAERALAAGRDAGPLAGIPVGIKDLIDIEGRPTGAGSGVRDGHRAEKDSAVVSSLRDAGAILLGKTHTHEFAYGLITPQTRNAVNGDRVAGGSSGGSAAAVAAGSATFALGTDTGGSIRVPAALNGVVGLKPTYDLVSRQGVTSLSWSLDHVGPITRTVADAALALSALTGRRAALHTDLRGIRVGVPRNYYFDRLDPQVERAVLAAVDKLAALGATLVDVDIPMTRYLVPAQLVIMLAEASAYHEHTLRAAADLYGEDVRGLLEAGGLLGAGEYLRGQRARTLVREAWSGLFTEVDVLAAPTVPITAVPIGQENIVWPNGEVESVTDAYVRLCAPANLTGFPALSVPVGFDDDALPIGLQLIGAPFTEDVLLRVGLAHEEATG; translated from the coding sequence ATGCAGCTGCCTGACCTGTCGCTTACCGAACTCGCCGCGGCGATCCAGGCTCGCGAACTCTCGCCCGTCGAGCTGGTCGACGCCGTGCTGGAGCGCGCCGAGCGCACGGAACCCCAGCTCAACGCGTACTCCGCGATCGACGCCGACGGAGCGCGCGAGGCGGCGCACGCCGCCGAACGCGCGCTGGCCGCCGGCCGGGACGCTGGCCCGCTCGCCGGCATCCCGGTCGGCATCAAGGACCTCATCGACATCGAGGGCAGACCCACCGGTGCGGGCTCCGGGGTGCGCGACGGCCACCGCGCCGAGAAGGACAGCGCGGTGGTGTCGAGTCTGCGCGACGCTGGGGCGATCTTGCTCGGCAAGACCCACACCCACGAGTTCGCCTACGGTCTGATCACGCCGCAGACGCGCAACGCCGTCAACGGCGACAGGGTGGCCGGCGGATCCAGCGGAGGGTCCGCGGCAGCCGTGGCCGCGGGCAGCGCCACCTTCGCCCTCGGCACCGACACCGGCGGCTCGATCCGCGTCCCGGCCGCCCTCAACGGCGTGGTGGGCCTCAAGCCCACGTACGACCTCGTGTCCCGCCAGGGCGTCACGTCACTGTCGTGGTCCCTGGACCACGTCGGACCGATCACGCGTACGGTCGCCGACGCCGCTCTCGCCCTCTCCGCCCTCACCGGGCGCCGCGCCGCGCTGCACACCGACCTGCGCGGAATTCGCGTGGGCGTGCCGCGGAACTACTACTTCGACCGGCTCGACCCGCAGGTCGAGAGGGCGGTGCTCGCCGCCGTCGACAAGCTCGCCGCGCTGGGCGCCACCCTCGTCGACGTGGACATCCCGATGACGCGCTACCTCGTCCCCGCGCAGTTGGTGATCATGCTGGCCGAGGCGAGCGCCTACCACGAGCACACCCTGCGCGCCGCCGCCGACCTGTACGGCGAGGACGTCCGCGGCCTGCTCGAAGCCGGCGGGCTGCTGGGCGCCGGCGAATACCTGCGCGGCCAGCGTGCCCGCACCCTGGTCCGGGAGGCATGGTCAGGGCTGTTCACCGAGGTCGACGTCCTCGCCGCTCCGACCGTGCCGATCACCGCGGTTCCGATCGGACAGGAGAACATCGTCTGGCCGAACGGGGAGGTAGAGAGCGTGACGGACGCGTACGTGCGGCTCTGTGCTCCCGCGAACCTGACCGGTTTTCCCGCTCTGAGCGTTCCGGTTGGCTTCGACGACGACGCCCTGCCGATTGGCCTGCAGCTGATCGGAGCACCCTTCACCGAGGACGTCCTGCTGCGCGTCGGTCTGGCCCACGAGGAGGCTACCGGTTAA